In a genomic window of Vigna angularis cultivar LongXiaoDou No.4 chromosome 6, ASM1680809v1, whole genome shotgun sequence:
- the LOC128197419 gene encoding uncharacterized protein LOC128197419, producing MIGRADIEGSKSNVAMNVWLPQASYPCGNFSDTSSFKFRRTKGSIGHAFTVRIRTGNHNQMSFYPFVPHEISVLVELILGHLRYLLTDVPPQPNSPPDNVFRPDRPTEADLGTKKRGSAPPSIHGISKITLKVVVFHFRCFQLPLILHLSSHFTKSD from the coding sequence ATGATAGGAAGAGCCGACATCGAAGGATCAAAAAGCAACGTCGCTATGAACGTTTGGCTGCCACAAGCCAGTTATCCCTGTGGTAACTTTTCTGACACCTCTAGCTTCAAATTCCGAAGGACTAAAGGATCGATAGGCCACGCTTTTACGGTTCGTATTCGTACTGGAAATCATAATCAAATGAGCTTTTACCCTTTTGTTCCACACGAGATTTCTGTTCTCGTTGAGCTCATCTTAGGACACCTGCGTTATCTTTTAACAGATGTGCCACCCCAGCCAAACTCCCCACCTGACAATGTCTTTCGCCCGGATCGACCGACCGAAGCCGACCTTGGGACCAAAAAGAGGGGCAGCGCCCCGCCTTCGATTCACGGAATAAGTAAAATAACGTTAAAAGTAGTGGTATTTCACTTTCGCTGTTTCCAGCTCCCACTTATCCTACACCTCTCAAGTCATTTCACAAAGTCGGACTAG
- the LOC108341351 gene encoding uncharacterized protein LOC108341351 produces MTIEDCQILSGNLRNFLVQQIVMKRLMTVKVMGEKQDILDALKWYALENGRNIKFVKNDNRRLRMKCFGAKGECPWTIYFGYMEAVKSWQLRTKKDIHTCSREFNLKLVDAKWLSKKLVKTVQENPKMKGVDIREKVQRKWNIGISRSMAYRAKAIASNEIDGSFNEQYKRIYDYAHELLERNPGSTVKVHVENNEGELIFKRFYCCLKACKDSFVCCRPIIGLDGDFLKGKYGGELLTAVGRDGNDQMLPIAYAVVEVENKDSWMWFLKLLIDDLGGGEVCSSITFVSDQQKVIIIFKLLLSYIGSLI; encoded by the exons aTGACGATAGAGGATTGTCAGATTTTGAGTGGAAATCTGAGGAATTTCTTAGTGCAACAGATAGTGATGAAGAGGTTAATGACAGTGAAGGTTATGGGag AAAAGCAAGATATTTTAGATGCTCTAAAATGGTATGCCTTGGAAAATGGGAGgaatataaagtttgtaaaaaatgaCAACAGAAGATTGAGGATGAAGTGCTTTGGTGCAAAAGGAGAATGCCCATGGACCATATACTTTGGTTATATGGAGGCTGTAAAATCATGGCAGCTGAGAACTAAAAAAGACATTCATACATGCAGCAGGGAGTTCAACCTGAAGTTAGTTGACGCCAAGTGGTTGAGCAAAAAGTTGGTGAAAACAGTTCAGGAAAATCCTAAGATGAAGGGTGTTGATATTCGTGAAAAAGTTCAAAGGAAGTGGAATATAGGTATATCAAGGTCTATGGCTTATAGAGCCAAAGCTATTGCTTCTAATGAAATTGATGGGTCGTTTAATGAACAATATAAGAGGATATATGATTATGCGCATGAGTTGTTGGAAAGAAATCCAGGATCTACAGTTAAGGTCCATGTTGAGAATAATGAGGGTGAGTTAATTTTCAAGAGATTTTACTGTTGTCTGAAGGCATGCAAAGACAGTTTTGTCTGCTGTAGGCCAATAATTGGATTAGATGGAGACTTTTTGAAAGGGAAGTATGGTGGTGAGCTGTTGACGGCTGTTGGGAGGGATGGAAATGATCAAATGTTGCCCATTGCATATGCGGTGGTAGAAGTCGAAAACAAAGATTCATGGATGTGGTTTTTGAAACTTTTGATTGATGATCTTGGTGGTGGAGAAGTATGTTCTTCAATTACTTTTGTCTCCGACCAACAAAAggtaataatcatatttaaattgcTTCTTTCGTATATTGGTTCATTAATTTGA